From the genome of Hymenobacter sp. PAMC 26628, one region includes:
- a CDS encoding S9 family peptidase — protein sequence MRKLLPVLLLAWVLAVPARPAAAQATLPPIIDRELLFGDPEISGAQLSPDGKFLSFIKPYHGTRNLWVKELRAPFASARPLTNDQARPVRNYFWSRDGKYLLYAQDKGGDENFNIYAVDPAGAPAAGQAVPAARDLTGLKGVQVQILNVPLTDPNTLYVGLNDRDKAWHDLYKLNLTTGEKTLVRQNTDRLGSWVFDWNDQLRLAARANPDGSTEWLRVEGNQLAPFYKTSIDEASSIEGFAKDNQHVYLATNRGAARNLAEIVLLDPATGQEQPYQADPLKRVDVGEFVLSEKTHEPVYVAFEDDRLRRVWKDKSFEQDFAVVNRQLPGLDVRPVSNTTDERLWLLAATSATQPSVAYLFDHQTKLLTKQYETCPKLHAADLADMKVVRYQSSDGLEIPAYLTLPKGVPAKNLPVIVVPHGGPWSRSTYGFNALHQFLANRGYAVLSPNFRASTGYGKKFLEAGNGEWGRRMQDDLTWGVKYLVAQGLADPQRVGILGGSYGGYATLAGVAFTPDLYHAAVAIVAPSNLTTLLNAIPPYWEAGRKQMYARMADPGTAEGRAVLARMSPLGSADKIKTPLMIVQGANDPRVNKSEADQIVVALRDRNYPVQYLCAPDEGHGFARPVNNMAMYAAAEKFLAGHLHGRYQASMTPAVAQRLQEITVDPKTVALAAPSVVSK from the coding sequence ATGCGTAAGCTCCTACCCGTACTGCTGCTGGCCTGGGTGCTGGCCGTACCCGCGCGCCCGGCGGCGGCCCAGGCCACTTTGCCGCCCATCATCGACCGCGAACTGCTGTTTGGCGACCCCGAGATTTCGGGGGCCCAGCTCTCGCCCGACGGCAAGTTCCTGTCCTTCATCAAGCCCTACCACGGCACCCGCAACTTGTGGGTGAAGGAATTGCGGGCCCCCTTTGCCAGCGCCCGGCCCCTGACCAACGACCAGGCCCGGCCGGTGCGCAACTACTTCTGGAGCCGCGACGGCAAGTACCTGCTGTACGCGCAGGACAAGGGCGGCGACGAAAACTTCAACATCTACGCCGTGGACCCGGCGGGGGCCCCGGCGGCCGGCCAAGCCGTGCCCGCCGCCCGCGACCTCACGGGCCTGAAGGGCGTGCAGGTGCAAATTCTCAACGTACCCCTGACCGACCCCAACACACTTTACGTTGGCCTGAACGACCGCGACAAGGCCTGGCACGACCTCTACAAGCTGAACCTAACCACCGGCGAGAAAACGTTGGTGCGCCAGAACACCGACCGCCTCGGCAGCTGGGTTTTCGACTGGAACGACCAGCTGCGGCTGGCCGCCCGCGCCAACCCCGACGGCAGCACCGAATGGCTGCGCGTGGAAGGCAACCAGCTGGCGCCCTTCTACAAAACGTCGATTGACGAGGCGAGTAGCATCGAAGGCTTTGCCAAAGACAACCAGCACGTGTACCTGGCCACCAACCGCGGCGCGGCCCGCAACCTGGCCGAAATTGTGCTGCTCGACCCCGCCACAGGCCAGGAGCAACCCTACCAGGCCGACCCGCTGAAGCGCGTGGACGTGGGCGAGTTCGTGCTGTCGGAGAAAACGCACGAGCCGGTGTACGTGGCCTTTGAGGACGACCGCCTGCGCCGGGTGTGGAAGGACAAGTCCTTCGAGCAGGATTTCGCGGTCGTGAACCGGCAGCTGCCGGGGCTGGACGTGCGCCCGGTGTCGAACACCACCGACGAGCGGCTGTGGCTGCTCGCGGCCACCTCGGCCACGCAGCCCAGCGTGGCCTACCTGTTCGACCACCAGACCAAGCTGCTCACCAAGCAGTACGAAACCTGCCCCAAGCTGCACGCCGCCGACCTGGCCGACATGAAAGTGGTGCGCTACCAGTCGTCGGACGGCCTGGAAATCCCGGCGTACCTGACCTTACCCAAGGGCGTGCCGGCCAAGAACCTGCCCGTTATCGTGGTGCCCCACGGCGGGCCCTGGTCGCGCAGTACTTACGGCTTCAATGCTTTGCACCAGTTTTTGGCCAACCGGGGCTACGCCGTGCTCTCGCCCAACTTCCGGGCCAGCACCGGCTACGGCAAAAAGTTCCTAGAAGCCGGCAACGGCGAGTGGGGCCGCAGAATGCAGGACGACTTGACCTGGGGCGTGAAGTACTTGGTGGCCCAGGGCCTGGCCGACCCGCAGCGCGTGGGCATCCTGGGCGGCTCGTACGGCGGCTACGCCACGCTGGCGGGGGTGGCCTTCACGCCCGATTTGTACCACGCAGCCGTGGCCATTGTGGCCCCGTCCAACCTGACGACCCTGCTCAACGCCATTCCGCCCTACTGGGAGGCCGGGCGCAAGCAGATGTACGCCCGCATGGCCGACCCCGGCACGGCGGAAGGCCGGGCGGTCCTGGCCCGGATGTCGCCGCTGGGCTCGGCCGATAAAATCAAAACCCCGCTGATGATCGTGCAGGGCGCCAACGACCCGCGCGTGAACAAGTCCGAAGCCGACCAGATTGTGGTGGCCCTGCGCGACCGCAACTACCCCGTGCAGTACCTCTGCGCCCCCGACGAAGGCCACGGCTTTGCCCGCCCTGTGAACAACATGGCCATGTACGCGGCCGCCGAAAAATTCCTGGCCGGCCACCTGCACGGCCGCTACCAGGCCAGCATGACGCCCGCCGTGGCCCAGCGCCTCCAGGAAATTACCGTGGACCCCAAAACCGTGGCGCTGGCCGCACCAAGCGTAGTAAGTAAGTAG
- a CDS encoding efflux RND transporter periplasmic adaptor subunit, giving the protein MRFLISARPFVACGTLALLAACSSKTDEKGGKDAKKNSGPALVDVLVARPSAVTDSIEANGAVVANDYVELHPEVSGRLTFLQVNEGRRVSKGSVIARINDADLQATLQKTRALLQVSRLSQDRLEKLLKIQGVNQADYDLAVSQVRSNEADAAYTQAMLAKTVIRAPFTGVLGLRQVSPGAYVTPATIIATLQADTKLKVDFTLPEANGGVVHLGAVVTVQLAGNPPRRYPATVLAQESQLNQTTRNLTVRAQLPAGAQASPGAFAKVSVSTGAARRSVLLPTNAIMPGDKSDQVVLIKNGKATLQNVRTGDRKDDQIAVVSGLAAGDSVVTNGVLFTQPGKPVKVRKATAQK; this is encoded by the coding sequence ATGCGCTTTTTGATTTCGGCTCGGCCCTTCGTGGCTTGCGGAACCCTGGCCCTGCTGGCCGCCTGTAGCTCCAAAACCGACGAAAAAGGCGGTAAAGACGCCAAGAAGAACAGCGGCCCCGCCCTGGTCGACGTGCTGGTGGCCCGTCCCTCGGCCGTCACCGATTCCATCGAGGCCAACGGCGCGGTGGTGGCCAACGACTACGTGGAGCTGCACCCCGAGGTGAGCGGCCGCCTCACCTTTCTGCAAGTGAACGAGGGCCGGCGCGTGAGCAAAGGCAGCGTCATCGCCCGCATCAACGACGCCGATTTGCAGGCCACGTTGCAGAAAACCAGGGCCCTGCTGCAAGTCTCGCGCCTCTCGCAAGACCGGCTGGAGAAGCTGCTGAAAATACAAGGCGTGAACCAGGCCGACTACGACTTGGCCGTGAGCCAGGTGCGCAGCAACGAAGCCGACGCTGCTTACACCCAGGCCATGCTGGCCAAAACCGTGATTCGGGCCCCCTTCACCGGGGTGCTGGGCCTGCGCCAGGTGAGCCCCGGGGCCTACGTGACGCCTGCTACCATCATCGCCACGCTCCAGGCCGACACCAAGCTCAAGGTCGATTTCACGCTGCCTGAGGCCAACGGCGGCGTGGTGCACTTAGGCGCCGTGGTCACGGTGCAACTGGCCGGCAACCCACCGCGCCGCTACCCCGCCACTGTGCTGGCCCAGGAAAGCCAGTTGAACCAAACCACGCGCAACCTCACCGTGCGGGCCCAACTGCCGGCCGGTGCGCAGGCCAGCCCCGGCGCCTTCGCCAAGGTGAGCGTGAGCACCGGCGCGGCCCGCCGCAGCGTGCTACTGCCCACCAACGCCATCATGCCCGGCGATAAATCGGACCAGGTGGTGCTGATAAAAAACGGCAAGGCGACGCTGCAAAATGTGCGCACCGGCGACCGCAAAGACGACCAAATCGCCGTCGTCAGCGGCCTGGCCGCCGGCGATTCGGTGGTGACCAACGGCGTGCTCTTCACCCAGCCCGGCAAGCCGGTGAAGGTGCGCAAGGCCACGGCCCAGAAATGA
- a CDS encoding MGMT family protein, with amino-acid sequence MKTPASPPDAPAPERNFFADVHEVTRLVPPGRVTSYGAIAHYLGAARGARTVGYALMAANLDAATLRREEAVPAHRVVNRLGQLTGRGHFPTPTAMQERLEAEGVRVEDDAVVDFEKLFWNPATELA; translated from the coding sequence ATGAAAACGCCTGCCTCGCCGCCCGATGCGCCCGCTCCGGAGCGCAATTTCTTCGCCGACGTGCACGAGGTGACGCGCCTCGTGCCGCCGGGCCGCGTCACCAGCTACGGCGCCATTGCCCACTACCTGGGGGCCGCCCGCGGGGCCCGCACCGTGGGCTACGCCCTGATGGCCGCTAACCTCGACGCCGCCACCCTGCGCCGCGAAGAAGCCGTGCCCGCCCACCGCGTCGTCAACCGGCTGGGGCAGCTCACCGGGCGCGGCCACTTCCCCACGCCCACCGCCATGCAGGAGCGCCTCGAAGCCGAAGGCGTGCGCGTGGAAGACGACGCGGTGGTGGACTTCGAAAAGCTGTTCTGGAACCCGGCCACGGAGCTGGCCTAG
- a CDS encoding helix-turn-helix transcriptional regulator → MKKTALPVLGLDQFPADSHRAHFYYVERLEDHLVRYPIVSTPHAHNFYLLLYVTHGRGTHTIDLVTHDLRPGSLFFLTPGQAHSWALPAEARGYIFFFSAAFYLRQYPAEHLGAYPFFDPARAPVLYLPPNETAIRALFASILAEKAAPADNQYEVVGAYLYLVLELAARHYAAQAVPHPTALAAQQVRTFGQLLDAHFRAEKTVGFYAGRLALTANHLNALCRRVLNKTASALIHERVVAEAQRRLVHSAQPVAAVADALGFDDASYFTRYFKKYVGQTPEDFRQHPPA, encoded by the coding sequence ATGAAAAAAACCGCGCTGCCCGTGCTGGGCCTCGACCAGTTTCCGGCCGATTCGCACCGGGCACACTTCTACTACGTGGAGCGGCTCGAAGACCACCTCGTGCGCTACCCCATCGTGAGCACGCCGCACGCCCATAATTTCTACCTGCTACTGTACGTCACGCACGGCCGCGGCACGCACACCATCGACCTGGTAACCCACGACTTGCGGCCGGGCAGCCTATTTTTCCTCACGCCCGGGCAGGCCCACAGCTGGGCCCTGCCGGCCGAGGCGCGGGGCTACATCTTCTTCTTCAGCGCCGCCTTCTACCTGCGCCAGTACCCGGCCGAGCACCTGGGGGCCTACCCGTTTTTTGACCCCGCCCGGGCCCCCGTGCTGTACCTGCCGCCCAACGAAACCGCCATCCGGGCCCTGTTCGCCAGCATTTTGGCGGAGAAAGCGGCGCCGGCCGACAATCAATACGAGGTGGTGGGGGCCTACCTGTACCTGGTGCTGGAGCTGGCCGCGCGCCACTACGCCGCGCAGGCCGTGCCACACCCAACGGCGCTGGCCGCGCAGCAGGTGCGCACCTTCGGCCAGCTGCTCGATGCGCACTTCCGCGCCGAGAAAACGGTGGGCTTCTACGCCGGCCGCCTGGCCCTCACGGCCAACCACCTGAACGCCCTGTGCCGGCGCGTGCTCAACAAAACGGCCAGCGCCCTGATTCACGAGCGGGTGGTGGCCGAGGCGCAGCGGCGGCTGGTGCACTCGGCGCAACCAGTGGCCGCGGTGGCCGACGCGCTGGGCTTCGACGACGCGTCGTACTTCACGCGCTACTTCAAAAAGTACGTGGGCCAAACGCCGGAGGACTTCCGGCAGCACCCGCCCGCGTAA
- a CDS encoding YybH family protein: protein MKSHLLLPGLAVLLGTCFSSAGTPPIKAPKPTKGPTAARPAAAGPTTIAALAQLWSEAMQQQDMAKATACMSKNVRFLVNGEPVMSGRDSVTTYWLKRSFSNTSNLKPTPLQMNSDATMGYGTGYYTYDIKPMANLPKGATGRGSYMIASRKEGAIWQFAYIHLAEDPIKPNK, encoded by the coding sequence ATGAAAAGTCACTTACTTCTCCCCGGCCTGGCCGTGCTGTTAGGCACTTGCTTTAGCAGCGCGGGCACTCCACCAATCAAAGCGCCGAAGCCTACTAAGGGCCCCACCGCTGCCCGCCCCGCCGCGGCCGGCCCGACCACTATAGCCGCTTTAGCGCAACTGTGGAGCGAAGCTATGCAGCAGCAGGACATGGCCAAAGCCACGGCCTGCATGTCGAAAAATGTGCGTTTCCTCGTCAACGGGGAGCCAGTGATGAGCGGCCGGGATTCGGTAACCACGTACTGGCTGAAGCGGTCGTTCAGCAACACCAGCAATTTAAAACCCACTCCCCTGCAAATGAACAGCGACGCTACGATGGGTTACGGTACCGGTTATTATACCTACGATATTAAGCCGATGGCCAACCTTCCGAAAGGCGCCACCGGACGCGGCTCCTATATGATAGCAAGCCGCAAGGAAGGAGCCATCTGGCAGTTTGCTTACATACACCTGGCCGAAGACCCCATCAAGCCCAACAAGTAA
- a CDS encoding DUF983 domain-containing protein — protein MAPTASDAAALLALRCPRCHEGPLFSHPAYRLTKFADMPAACPVCGQAYEPEPGFYFGAMFVSYAFSVAIFAITTVALYFLAGDPALWVYIVGVGAAATACTPLALRYSRALMLYWFGGVHYQPGRAHRPEPAARA, from the coding sequence ATGGCCCCCACTGCCTCCGATGCCGCGGCCCTGCTGGCCCTGCGCTGCCCCCGCTGCCACGAGGGCCCGCTGTTTTCGCACCCCGCCTACCGCCTCACCAAGTTTGCCGACATGCCCGCCGCCTGCCCCGTGTGCGGCCAGGCCTACGAGCCCGAGCCCGGCTTCTACTTCGGCGCCATGTTCGTGAGCTACGCCTTTTCGGTGGCCATTTTCGCCATCACCACGGTGGCGCTCTACTTCTTGGCCGGCGACCCGGCGCTGTGGGTGTACATCGTGGGGGTGGGCGCTGCCGCTACCGCTTGCACGCCGCTGGCCCTGCGCTACTCCCGGGCCCTGATGCTGTACTGGTTCGGCGGCGTGCACTACCAACCCGGGCGGGCCCACCGGCCCGAGCCCGCCGCCCGCGCCTAA